A portion of the Chromobacterium sp. IIBBL 290-4 genome contains these proteins:
- a CDS encoding TonB-dependent receptor: MNYKRKTLVVALSLIGGMTYAQLAHADDSDGSSLQRVDVIGSHIKRMKDEGANPVTSVKVDDLTKQGLTSVEQVVNALAGNQSNVGSSNSVGSGTAGAAYANLRGMGQQYTLVLLDGRRIAYHPFDGTAPDLNSIPLTAIERVDVLRGGAAAIYGSDAVGGVINFVTKKTMEGLSVGGDFTKPQRKDGKEHSFDVSYGYGNLNKDGFNVFGTATYQKTDAIFTPDRDFASAITYGTRASASSYPGNYLIRFPHGQGAPISVAPSSYPNCPAPTVAQVTTSGPQCSTYTQPYLSIQPETEQVSALAKATMLIGDNHQLSATYNITRTKTDSSTAPAPTGGEFLLPNGTQNIYTPGAQGIAPEFRTIPLGPRITESVTTTQKFQLNLEGQLAGWDYRTGAGYSQSYAAEELKSGFVSINGMENLYLSNQISLVTGLPVNNGVLQSASIAGHLDDGKYTMAGADFSLSKEVLQLPAGMLAIAVGGEVRHDTLARNFNYPVSTQAIGPGDDGALNTSGNRTVSALFAEADVPIIKGLDGKAAVRYDHYNDVGDTINPELSLRYQLSPKVLLRTSASTGFRAPSLYDMYQPNQEQLTANYYPDPKACPSMACKGTMQDYLQTGGNTHLKPEKTSSLSVGMVIEPIKNMTASADLWWTMIKDQINNMGNYEQTLFTPQFSNLWFYDAKGNLVGTATTQNMGNVSTAGVDVDFRWDLPHTNYGNFGVELSGTYLSKSMWQSYTGSDYVSNLAQYGSQNQPAFRWQHNLTFNWSQGAWSALLSQTYKSGYVDANADANNNEYDVKPYSTWNLSGTYKWDKHLTLTAGVRNLFDQLPPYSNQTFTFQSNYDPRFTDQVGRAYFMKFNYKL, from the coding sequence ATGAATTACAAGAGAAAGACGCTGGTAGTCGCGTTGTCGCTGATTGGCGGCATGACCTACGCTCAGCTTGCGCATGCAGATGATTCGGACGGCAGCTCGCTGCAACGGGTGGATGTGATTGGTTCACACATCAAGCGTATGAAGGATGAAGGCGCCAATCCGGTGACGTCGGTAAAGGTGGATGACCTGACCAAGCAAGGGTTGACTTCGGTTGAGCAGGTTGTGAACGCGCTGGCGGGCAATCAGAGCAATGTCGGCTCTAGCAATAGCGTTGGCTCCGGCACTGCTGGCGCCGCCTATGCAAACCTGCGCGGCATGGGCCAGCAATATACCTTGGTGCTGCTGGATGGCCGTCGCATCGCCTACCATCCTTTCGATGGCACCGCACCCGACTTGAACTCCATCCCGTTGACCGCGATTGAGCGTGTCGATGTGCTGCGCGGCGGCGCTGCGGCCATTTATGGCTCAGATGCGGTCGGCGGCGTAATCAACTTCGTCACCAAAAAGACGATGGAAGGCCTGAGTGTCGGCGGCGATTTCACCAAGCCGCAGCGCAAGGATGGCAAAGAGCATAGTTTTGATGTGTCTTATGGCTATGGCAACCTGAACAAAGACGGCTTCAATGTCTTCGGGACGGCAACCTATCAGAAGACGGATGCCATTTTCACGCCGGATCGCGATTTCGCCTCTGCCATCACTTATGGCACCCGCGCCAGCGCCAGCTCTTATCCGGGTAACTATCTGATTCGTTTCCCGCATGGCCAGGGCGCTCCCATCAGCGTGGCACCCAGCTCCTATCCCAACTGCCCGGCGCCGACTGTGGCGCAGGTCACTACTAGTGGTCCGCAGTGTTCTACATATACTCAACCCTATTTGAGCATACAGCCAGAAACTGAGCAGGTTTCTGCCTTGGCCAAGGCTACGATGCTGATAGGTGATAATCACCAGTTGTCCGCAACCTATAATATCACCAGAACCAAGACCGACTCTTCGACTGCGCCGGCCCCGACTGGCGGCGAGTTCCTGTTGCCGAATGGCACTCAGAACATTTACACGCCTGGCGCTCAGGGCATCGCGCCCGAGTTCAGAACGATTCCGCTTGGCCCTCGCATCACCGAGTCGGTTACTACGACTCAAAAGTTCCAGTTGAACCTGGAAGGCCAGTTGGCTGGCTGGGATTATCGGACCGGAGCCGGCTATTCCCAGAGCTATGCTGCCGAAGAGCTCAAGAGCGGCTTTGTCAGCATCAATGGCATGGAAAATCTGTACTTGAGCAATCAGATCAGTCTGGTTACAGGCTTGCCGGTAAATAATGGCGTCTTGCAGTCTGCGAGCATCGCCGGCCATCTGGATGATGGCAAGTATACGATGGCTGGCGCCGACTTCAGCTTGAGCAAGGAGGTGTTGCAATTGCCGGCGGGCATGTTGGCGATTGCGGTGGGCGGCGAAGTGCGTCATGACACGCTGGCTCGCAATTTCAACTATCCCGTCAGCACCCAGGCGATTGGTCCTGGCGATGATGGGGCGTTAAATACATCCGGCAATCGTACTGTGTCGGCTTTGTTCGCCGAGGCGGATGTGCCTATCATCAAGGGCCTGGATGGCAAGGCTGCGGTGCGTTATGACCACTACAACGATGTGGGCGATACGATCAACCCGGAACTCTCGCTGCGTTATCAGCTGTCGCCTAAGGTCTTGCTGCGCACTTCCGCCAGCACCGGCTTCCGCGCGCCTTCGCTGTATGACATGTATCAGCCCAATCAGGAGCAATTGACGGCGAATTACTATCCGGATCCTAAGGCATGCCCCAGCATGGCTTGCAAGGGCACGATGCAGGATTATCTGCAAACTGGCGGCAATACCCACCTGAAGCCTGAGAAGACCTCCTCCTTGTCCGTAGGCATGGTGATTGAGCCGATCAAGAACATGACTGCCAGCGCCGACCTCTGGTGGACCATGATCAAGGATCAGATCAATAATATGGGGAACTATGAACAGACTCTGTTCACTCCTCAGTTCTCCAATCTGTGGTTCTACGATGCCAAGGGCAATCTGGTTGGCACTGCCACAACTCAGAATATGGGCAATGTCAGCACGGCGGGTGTGGATGTGGACTTCCGCTGGGATTTGCCGCACACCAACTATGGCAATTTCGGCGTTGAGTTGAGCGGCACCTATTTGAGCAAGAGCATGTGGCAGTCCTACACGGGCAGCGATTATGTAAGCAATCTTGCGCAATATGGTTCGCAAAACCAGCCGGCATTCCGTTGGCAGCACAATCTGACTTTCAACTGGTCTCAAGGCGCATGGAGTGCATTGCTCAGCCAGACGTATAAGTCGGGTTATGTCGATGCGAACGCGGATGCTAATAACAATGAGTATGATGTCAAGCCGTATTCCACTTGGAACCTGTCGGGAACCTACAAGTGGGATAAGCACCTGACCCTGACGGCCGGCGTGCGTAATCTGTTTGATCAACTGCCGCCGTATAGCAACCAGACTTTTACTTTCCAATCCAACTACGATCCGCGCTTTACCGATCAGGTTGGCCGCGCTTACTTCATGAAGTTCAATTACAAGCTGTAA
- a CDS encoding ABC transporter permease produces MSAFIIRRLLQMIPTLFGVMLLVFTLFNLVGGDPSLVLAGKHMSPEVLAKIRVQLGLDKSLPEQFMLFVHQVLTLDFGMSWSTQQPVADVIGSRIGPSLTLTGAILAVDLLLAIPLAALVAYYRGGLTDHIITMICTVAMSISALIYIIAGQFFIGFKLGWFPVRGWGDSFWVNLFVYVPLPMLMGLLVALGPDIRFYRSFFVEELGQDYVRTARAKGLSEQRVMLKHVLRNALIPVVTSIMMSLPYLLLGALVLESFFGIPGMGNEVIQAVNKSDFPVIKAITIYIAIATMVFNLLGDLVYKWIDPRVQLK; encoded by the coding sequence ATGTCCGCATTCATCATCCGCCGGCTGCTGCAAATGATCCCGACCCTGTTCGGGGTGATGCTGCTGGTATTCACCTTGTTCAACCTGGTTGGCGGCGATCCGTCGCTGGTCTTGGCCGGCAAGCACATGTCGCCGGAAGTCCTGGCCAAGATCCGCGTGCAATTGGGGCTAGACAAGAGCCTGCCCGAGCAATTCATGCTGTTTGTCCATCAGGTGCTGACGCTGGATTTCGGCATGTCCTGGTCTACCCAGCAACCGGTGGCCGATGTCATCGGCAGCCGCATCGGCCCCTCGCTGACGCTGACCGGCGCCATTCTGGCGGTGGATCTGCTGCTTGCCATTCCCTTGGCGGCTTTGGTGGCGTATTACCGCGGCGGCCTGACCGATCACATCATCACCATGATTTGCACGGTGGCGATGTCGATCAGCGCGCTGATCTACATCATCGCGGGCCAGTTTTTCATCGGTTTCAAATTGGGCTGGTTTCCGGTGCGAGGCTGGGGCGATTCTTTCTGGGTCAATCTGTTCGTTTACGTGCCGCTGCCGATGCTGATGGGCTTGCTGGTGGCGCTGGGGCCGGATATCCGTTTCTATCGCAGCTTCTTTGTTGAGGAACTGGGACAGGATTATGTCCGCACCGCCCGCGCCAAGGGCCTGTCCGAGCAGCGCGTCATGCTCAAGCATGTGCTGCGCAACGCGCTGATTCCGGTGGTGACCAGCATCATGATGTCCTTGCCGTATTTGCTGCTGGGCGCGCTGGTGTTGGAGAGCTTCTTCGGCATTCCCGGCATGGGCAATGAGGTGATCCAGGCGGTCAACAAGAGCGATTTCCCGGTGATCAAGGCCATCACCATTTATATCGCCATCGCCACCATGGTGTTCAATCTGCTGGGCGATCTGGTTTACAAGTGGATCGATCCGCGGGTTCAACTGAAGTGA
- a CDS encoding efflux RND transporter permease subunit, which produces MWLTRISIRNPYFAAVLMIALVVLGLLGWQKLPVEAMPEVRAPLSFIDTSYPGASPEVVETEVSRPLEEVLNTISGIKEIRSYSMEGRSTVIVTFQFSVDPDKAQQQVREKVSSVQGSFRREVGVPFISAADNSDEDALVIAVLSDAKSMRATTSWVNQVLKKRLQMVQGVSQVSISGGDQREVRVRVDPVRLEASGLSVPEIVSALKAANRDFPAGSVSTASQEWSVRVAGKLRSVDDFANLAVGYRNGAPIRLSDVAEVDDAAADATTYALIDGKPGLSVSIKSARDANVVDVVAAVKETMDDLSRSRPAGISTQYMFNQADYVKRSLDTVQSTLIEGVALTVAIVFLFLGSWRSTVITGLTLPVSLIGTLFALHALGFTLNIMTLLALCLSIGLLIDDAIVVRENIVRHAGLGKGHYQAAMEGTQEIGLAVLATTMTVVAVFLPVGFMDGMIGKYFHQFGITVTVAVLISMLVSFTLDPMLSSIWHDPHHHGDKHRGPLGRMLDWFESSLDRLSERYGVAIRWALRRRKTVLALAFAITVSSVLLAGMVGGEMIPEADEGKFSLSFETEPGATLDYTLQKGKELQQALSALPEIKSVNMTVGPGSDFVAGRNSGNITVDVGNIKTRKRSLNAIIEDARHKVMPVAGVSIKSFGNDQGNGKPIRIGLRGSDFNQLSRAAMMVKERLQSIKGVRDIETSADSGDPSLNLELKRDAAANLGVDLERVGSTLSVLFGGNAATTWEAPDGESYDVMLQLPKDARRQELLDELKVAGVPAADGSANMIPLSALVSEKTGLSPRVIKRTNMMRELMVMAAVQGKDTHAVTKEAEQAVHQLQLPPGVEVIERGMLKDMNEMMVSAITALLLGVAFIYMILAAQFRSFTLPVSIMMALPLSFVGVFISLALWGSTINMYSVIGIVMLMGLSAKNGILLIDFVNQARQEGMERTEAIVKAGMVRLRPIMMTSLAMIFGMLPLALSHAEGSEGTRTMAHAIIGGLVTSTLLTLLVVPVVYTYLDGLRARIRRLLRGKAEPVKLDPALGK; this is translated from the coding sequence ATGTGGCTGACGCGAATCAGTATCCGTAATCCTTATTTCGCCGCCGTGCTGATGATCGCGCTGGTGGTGCTGGGCCTGCTGGGCTGGCAGAAGCTGCCGGTCGAGGCCATGCCGGAGGTGCGCGCGCCGTTGTCGTTCATCGATACCTCTTACCCCGGCGCCTCGCCCGAGGTAGTGGAAACCGAGGTGTCGCGCCCGCTGGAAGAGGTGCTGAACACCATTTCCGGCATCAAGGAAATCCGCTCTTATTCTATGGAAGGGCGGTCCACCGTGATCGTCACCTTCCAGTTCTCCGTGGATCCGGACAAGGCCCAGCAGCAAGTGCGGGAGAAGGTCTCCTCCGTGCAGGGCAGTTTCCGCCGCGAGGTCGGCGTGCCCTTCATCTCCGCGGCCGACAACTCCGATGAGGACGCGTTGGTGATAGCGGTGCTCAGCGATGCCAAGTCCATGCGCGCCACCACCTCCTGGGTGAATCAGGTGCTGAAAAAGCGGCTGCAGATGGTGCAGGGCGTGAGCCAGGTTTCCATCTCCGGCGGCGATCAGCGCGAGGTGAGGGTGCGTGTCGACCCGGTGCGCCTGGAGGCGTCCGGTTTGTCTGTGCCGGAGATCGTCAGCGCTTTGAAGGCGGCCAATCGAGATTTTCCGGCCGGTTCGGTGTCAACGGCCAGCCAGGAGTGGTCGGTGCGGGTGGCGGGCAAGCTGCGCAGCGTCGACGACTTCGCCAATCTGGCGGTGGGTTACCGCAATGGCGCGCCGATTCGGCTTTCCGACGTCGCCGAGGTGGATGACGCCGCGGCGGACGCGACTACCTATGCCCTGATCGATGGCAAACCGGGTTTGTCGGTCAGCATCAAATCGGCTCGCGACGCCAATGTCGTGGATGTGGTGGCTGCGGTGAAGGAAACGATGGATGACCTGTCCCGCAGCAGGCCGGCCGGCATCAGCACGCAGTACATGTTCAATCAGGCCGACTATGTGAAGCGCTCGCTGGATACGGTGCAATCGACGCTGATCGAGGGCGTGGCGCTGACGGTGGCCATTGTGTTCCTGTTTCTGGGCAGTTGGCGCAGCACGGTGATTACCGGGCTGACATTGCCTGTGTCGCTGATCGGCACCTTGTTCGCGCTGCATGCCTTGGGCTTCACGCTCAATATCATGACGCTGCTGGCCTTGTGCCTGTCCATCGGCCTGCTGATCGACGACGCCATCGTGGTGCGCGAGAACATCGTGCGCCATGCCGGCCTGGGCAAGGGCCATTATCAGGCGGCGATGGAGGGGACGCAGGAGATAGGCCTGGCGGTGCTCGCCACGACCATGACTGTGGTGGCGGTGTTCCTGCCGGTAGGCTTCATGGACGGCATGATAGGCAAGTACTTCCATCAGTTCGGCATCACCGTGACGGTGGCGGTGCTGATCTCGATGCTGGTCAGCTTTACGCTTGATCCGATGCTGTCGTCGATCTGGCACGACCCCCATCATCATGGCGACAAGCACCGCGGTCCGCTGGGCCGGATGCTGGACTGGTTCGAGTCTTCGCTGGATCGCTTGTCGGAACGCTACGGCGTGGCGATACGCTGGGCCTTGCGCCGCCGCAAGACCGTTCTGGCGCTGGCTTTCGCCATCACGGTGTCCAGCGTGCTGCTGGCGGGCATGGTGGGCGGCGAGATGATTCCAGAGGCGGACGAGGGCAAGTTCTCGCTCAGTTTTGAGACCGAGCCCGGCGCGACGCTGGATTACACCTTGCAAAAAGGCAAGGAACTGCAGCAGGCGCTGAGCGCCTTGCCGGAAATCAAATCCGTCAATATGACGGTGGGGCCTGGCAGCGATTTTGTGGCGGGGCGCAACTCCGGCAATATCACGGTTGATGTCGGCAATATCAAAACCCGCAAGCGCAGCCTGAACGCCATCATCGAGGATGCGCGTCATAAGGTGATGCCGGTCGCCGGGGTGTCCATCAAGTCTTTCGGCAATGATCAGGGCAACGGCAAGCCTATCCGCATCGGCTTGCGCGGCTCGGACTTCAATCAATTGAGCCGAGCGGCGATGATGGTGAAGGAGCGCCTGCAAAGCATCAAAGGCGTGCGCGATATTGAAACCAGCGCGGATAGCGGCGATCCATCGTTGAATCTGGAGCTGAAGCGCGATGCGGCGGCCAATCTGGGCGTGGATCTGGAGCGGGTCGGCAGCACCCTTTCGGTATTGTTCGGCGGCAATGCGGCCACCACCTGGGAGGCTCCGGATGGAGAAAGCTATGATGTGATGCTGCAACTGCCCAAGGATGCCCGCCGGCAAGAGCTGCTGGACGAACTGAAAGTAGCCGGCGTGCCGGCGGCCGACGGTTCGGCCAATATGATTCCCTTGTCGGCGCTGGTGTCGGAAAAGACCGGCCTGAGCCCGCGGGTGATCAAGCGCACCAATATGATGCGCGAGCTGATGGTGATGGCGGCGGTGCAGGGCAAGGACACGCATGCTGTCACTAAGGAAGCGGAGCAGGCGGTGCATCAGCTGCAATTGCCTCCCGGCGTGGAAGTGATTGAGCGCGGCATGCTCAAGGACATGAACGAGATGATGGTCAGCGCCATCACCGCCTTGTTGTTGGGCGTGGCTTTCATCTACATGATTCTGGCGGCGCAGTTCCGCAGCTTCACGCTGCCGGTCAGCATCATGATGGCTTTGCCGCTGTCTTTTGTCGGCGTGTTCATTTCGCTGGCGCTGTGGGGCTCCACCATCAATATGTATTCGGTGATCGGCATCGTGATGCTGATGGGGCTTTCCGCCAAGAACGGCATTCTGTTGATCGACTTCGTCAATCAGGCCAGGCAGGAGGGCATGGAGCGGACCGAGGCCATCGTCAAGGCGGGGATGGTGCGGCTGCGCCCCATCATGATGACCAGCCTGGCGATGATTTTCGGCATGCTGCCCCTGGCCTTGAGCCATGCGGAAGGTTCGGAGGGCACCCGGACCATGGCGCACGCCATCATCGGCGGTCTGGTGACGTCTACCTTGCTGACGCTGCTGGTGGTGCCGGTGGTCTACACCTATCTGGATGGTTTGCGCGCGCGCATTCGCAGGCTGCTGCGCGGCAAGGCTGAGCCGGTCAAGCTGGATCCGGCGCTAGGCAAGTAA
- a CDS encoding efflux RND transporter periplasmic adaptor subunit yields MNTRLSLIAALIAISLAACSDGNADTGAHEKKQPVIVRQLSSLDVIWAAPKPLAATLPFTGALNALSTSSLASEVDARVRDVSVREGERVRKGQLLAVLDTEVLGQSVEEQSAQLDNTKARLKLAKVKLDKQKELLDKGFISQVAYDELESDYRVKEGEVRAQASQLARAKRQLSDTQVKAPIDGVVYERKINPGEVANRGMKLFSLADLSVMEVAATVPARAVAQLKEGQEARFRVDGNQEQIIGKVVRINPVAQSGTRSFTLYVRVDNRDGRLKAGQFVTGGVVLRNIDHQMVLPVTAVHDLNAKPWVIVVQQGKLVKRPVAVLLNSDSERQVAVSGVSAGEPVLAVELLGVKLGDPVKLPPAKA; encoded by the coding sequence ATGAACACACGTCTTAGTTTGATCGCCGCCTTGATCGCTATCTCGCTGGCAGCTTGTAGCGATGGCAATGCCGATACGGGCGCGCATGAGAAAAAGCAGCCAGTCATCGTCCGGCAACTGTCCAGCCTGGATGTGATCTGGGCTGCGCCAAAGCCGCTTGCCGCGACTTTGCCCTTCACCGGCGCGCTGAATGCGCTGTCCACCAGTTCCTTGGCTTCGGAGGTCGATGCCCGGGTGAGGGATGTCTCTGTGCGCGAAGGCGAGAGGGTTCGCAAAGGGCAGCTTTTGGCGGTGCTGGATACCGAGGTGCTGGGGCAGTCGGTGGAAGAGCAAAGCGCGCAGTTGGACAATACCAAGGCGCGGTTGAAGCTGGCCAAAGTGAAGCTGGACAAGCAGAAGGAACTGCTGGACAAGGGTTTTATTTCCCAGGTCGCGTACGACGAGCTGGAGAGCGATTACCGGGTAAAGGAGGGCGAAGTCCGCGCGCAAGCGTCGCAGTTGGCCAGGGCCAAGCGGCAGTTGAGCGATACCCAGGTGAAAGCGCCGATAGACGGCGTGGTGTATGAGCGCAAGATCAATCCGGGCGAGGTGGCCAACCGCGGCATGAAGTTGTTCTCGCTTGCGGATCTGTCGGTGATGGAAGTGGCGGCGACCGTGCCTGCGCGCGCGGTTGCGCAATTGAAAGAAGGGCAGGAGGCGCGGTTCCGGGTGGATGGAAACCAAGAGCAGATCATCGGCAAAGTGGTCCGCATCAACCCGGTGGCGCAAAGCGGAACCCGCAGTTTCACCTTGTATGTCAGAGTGGATAATCGCGATGGCAGGCTGAAGGCGGGGCAGTTCGTCACCGGCGGCGTGGTGTTGCGCAATATCGATCATCAAATGGTGCTGCCGGTTACCGCTGTTCACGATCTCAATGCGAAGCCCTGGGTGATCGTGGTGCAGCAGGGCAAGCTGGTCAAGCGGCCGGTTGCGGTATTGTTGAACTCGGACAGCGAGCGCCAAGTGGCGGTGAGCGGCGTCTCGGCCGGCGAGCCGGTGCTGGCGGTGGAGTTGCTGGGCGTGAAATTGGGCGATCCGGTGAAGTTGCCGCCGGCCAAGGCATGA
- a CDS encoding IS3 family transposase (programmed frameshift), whose protein sequence is MESRIKRTQQDYSLAFKLSVVEQVEKGELTYKEAQRRYGIQGRSTVLVWLRKHGLQDWSAQPSRSAQGIAMGNQGNKPLTPEQRIKELETQLKEANEKAQLFEAMLEVLKKDYGVRVKKAFGQVLAQRLVQGLSVGRACRYVQLSRQAYYKRRQSESHRAERNGKVIAWVRDVRLRQPRLGTRKLHHVLQSRMAEAGIKLGRDGLFDLLRTARLLVVPQRAYHKTTHSHHRFYRHPNLLKAGPHQVVPTGPEQVWVADITYLPTAQRFAYLSLVTDAYSRKIVGYHVHDSLQAEEVSGALKMALRTRRSRQPLIHHSDRGIQYCSAYYQQIHERHGLMCSMTDGYDCYQNALAERVNGILKGELLLHRPADLQQARKMVEQSVRIYNQERPHQGLKYKTPDEVHRASVASI, encoded by the exons ATGGAATCAAGGATTAAACGTACCCAGCAAGACTACAGCCTGGCTTTTAAACTGTCGGTCGTAGAGCAGGTAGAAAAAGGCGAACTGACTTACAAAGAGGCGCAACGCCGCTATGGTATTCAAGGTCGTTCGACGGTGCTGGTATGGTTACGTAAGCACGGTTTGCAGGACTGGAGTGCCCAGCCCTCCCGTAGCGCCCAGGGGATCGCGATGGGGAATCAAGGCAACAAGCCGCTGACGCCAGAACAGCGGATCAAGGAACTGGAAACCCAACTCAAAGAGGCCAATGAGAAGGCGCAGCTATTCGAAGCGATGCTTGAGGTCTTGAAGAAAGACTACGGGGTGCGCGTA AAAAAAGCCTTCGGGCAGGTCCTTGCCCAAAGGCTCGTCCAGGGGTTGAGCGTGGGCCGGGCCTGTCGATATGTCCAGCTGAGCCGCCAGGCCTATTACAAGCGCCGCCAAAGCGAAAGCCATCGTGCCGAACGGAATGGCAAAGTGATCGCGTGGGTGAGGGACGTGCGCTTGCGCCAGCCCCGACTGGGAACGCGGAAGCTGCACCATGTGCTGCAATCGCGAATGGCGGAAGCGGGGATCAAGCTGGGACGGGACGGTTTGTTCGATCTGTTGCGTACAGCCCGCCTGCTGGTCGTGCCGCAGCGGGCGTACCATAAGACCACACACAGTCACCATCGCTTTTACCGCCATCCTAATCTGCTCAAGGCCGGGCCGCACCAAGTCGTCCCGACGGGGCCGGAGCAGGTCTGGGTGGCGGATATCACCTACTTGCCGACAGCGCAGCGGTTTGCTTACCTGAGTCTCGTGACTGACGCTTACTCAAGGAAAATTGTTGGGTATCACGTGCATGACAGCCTGCAGGCGGAGGAAGTCAGCGGAGCCCTCAAAATGGCCTTGCGGACGCGACGTTCACGGCAGCCGTTGATTCACCACTCCGATCGCGGCATTCAGTATTGTTCGGCCTACTATCAGCAGATCCACGAACGACACGGGCTGATGTGCTCAATGACGGATGGCTACGATTGCTACCAGAATGCCCTGGCAGAGCGGGTGAACGGCATTCTAAAAGGCGAACTGCTGCTGCATCGCCCAGCCGATTTGCAGCAGGCGAGGAAAATGGTGGAGCAGTCGGTGAGGATCTACAACCAGGAGCGCCCTCACCAGGGCTTGAAATACAAGACGCCCGATGAGGTACATCGGGCGTCTGTCGCGAGCATCTGA
- a CDS encoding ABC transporter substrate-binding protein, with amino-acid sequence MCLRKPLVVALMAWGSVLSHPAAAEKVLHAVFNAPETGFDPAKVADVYSAMVIEHIYDPLLTFDYLARPVKVKPNVVTAMPTVGDDGKTYTFHLKKGIYFAPDPAFKGKKRELTAEDYVYSIKRLSDPSVMSPLSDTFTEKLIGLSELVKKAGKGKLNYDTPIEGIRALDRYTLQLKFKEPFPSLPYVLAGSWVEAQAREVVDAYGDNTNAHPVGTGPYMLKDWKPGNSVSLVRNPNFRHEVFQYESDGNAADQKIAKQMNGKRYPQIDRIEVSVIQEEQPTWLAFKNGEVDLLSGNPSIPQPLLRQVLRMDPKDSSRAELKAELKDAGVQLSRSLEEGVTFYAFNMKDPVVGGYGKDKIALRRAIAMAFDNDETIRDIRRNQAVRMQYIIPPNVAGYNPNFRAGYPYNPALANALLDQFGYRVGADGYRHLPNGKPLEVEYVAGPTAIDKQWNEYWQKAFDRIKVRVNFRIIQWNEQIKAMQECKYGLIGGAWNADYPDGDNFMQLLYGPNTGNSNYACYQSQRFDALYRQSRVLPDGAERNRLYDQMNKVVAADTPWVFSDIRYVNGVAQPWVKGFKTHPNFNAIWRFVDVQK; translated from the coding sequence ATGTGCCTGAGAAAGCCACTTGTTGTGGCGCTGATGGCGTGGGGGAGCGTGTTGTCGCATCCCGCTGCGGCGGAGAAGGTGCTGCACGCGGTGTTCAATGCGCCGGAGACGGGATTCGACCCCGCCAAGGTGGCGGATGTCTATTCCGCCATGGTGATCGAACATATCTATGATCCGCTGTTGACCTTCGACTACCTGGCGCGTCCGGTCAAGGTCAAGCCTAATGTCGTCACCGCGATGCCGACCGTCGGCGACGATGGCAAGACTTACACCTTTCATCTGAAGAAGGGCATTTATTTCGCCCCGGATCCGGCGTTCAAGGGCAAGAAGCGCGAGCTGACCGCCGAGGATTATGTTTACTCCATTAAAAGACTGTCCGATCCCAGCGTGATGTCGCCGCTGTCGGATACCTTCACCGAGAAATTGATAGGCTTGTCCGAGTTGGTGAAGAAGGCCGGCAAGGGCAAGCTGAATTACGATACGCCCATCGAAGGCATTCGCGCCTTGGATCGCTATACCCTGCAGCTGAAGTTCAAGGAACCATTCCCGTCCTTGCCCTACGTGCTGGCCGGCAGCTGGGTGGAGGCGCAGGCGCGCGAGGTGGTCGATGCCTATGGCGACAATACCAATGCGCATCCGGTGGGCACCGGCCCTTATATGCTGAAGGATTGGAAGCCGGGCAATAGCGTCAGCTTGGTGAGAAACCCCAACTTCCGCCATGAAGTCTTCCAGTATGAGTCCGACGGCAATGCCGCCGATCAGAAAATCGCCAAGCAGATGAATGGCAAGCGCTATCCGCAGATTGACCGCATCGAAGTATCGGTCATCCAGGAGGAGCAGCCGACGTGGCTGGCGTTCAAGAACGGCGAAGTGGATTTGCTGAGCGGCAATCCTTCGATTCCGCAGCCCTTGCTGCGCCAGGTTTTGCGGATGGATCCCAAAGACTCCAGCCGGGCCGAGCTGAAGGCCGAGTTGAAGGACGCCGGCGTGCAATTGAGCCGCAGCTTGGAGGAAGGCGTGACGTTCTACGCCTTCAATATGAAAGACCCGGTTGTGGGCGGGTACGGCAAGGACAAGATCGCTTTGCGCCGCGCCATCGCCATGGCTTTCGATAATGATGAAACCATCCGCGACATCCGCCGCAATCAGGCGGTGCGCATGCAATATATCATTCCGCCCAATGTCGCGGGCTACAACCCCAACTTCCGGGCCGGCTATCCTTACAACCCCGCCTTGGCCAATGCCTTGCTCGACCAGTTCGGTTATCGCGTCGGCGCGGACGGTTATCGACATTTGCCTAATGGCAAGCCGCTGGAAGTGGAGTACGTGGCGGGGCCGACTGCGATCGACAAGCAATGGAATGAGTACTGGCAAAAGGCTTTCGATCGCATCAAGGTGCGCGTCAATTTCCGCATCATTCAGTGGAACGAGCAGATCAAGGCCATGCAAGAGTGCAAGTATGGATTGATCGGCGGCGCCTGGAATGCGGACTACCCAGATGGCGACAACTTCATGCAGCTGTTGTACGGCCCGAATACCGGCAATAGCAACTATGCCTGCTATCAGTCTCAGCGTTTTGACGCATTGTATCGCCAGTCGCGGGTGCTGCCGGACGGAGCGGAGCGCAATCGTCTCTACGATCAGATGAACAAAGTCGTAGCCGCCGACACGCCATGGGTGTTCAGCGATATCCGCTATGTGAATGGCGTGGCTCAGCCCTGGGTGAAAGGCTTCAAGACGCACCCTAACTTCAACGCCATCTGGCGGTTCGTGGACGTGCAGAAATAA